From Anomalospiza imberbis isolate Cuckoo-Finch-1a 21T00152 chromosome 6, ASM3175350v1, whole genome shotgun sequence, one genomic window encodes:
- the GLRX5 gene encoding glutaredoxin-related protein 5, mitochondrial, whose protein sequence is MRAAVRAAWRIGAAAALRGRAGRPLSQAAGDGGGAESGGGGSGSREAVERLVREHPVVVFMKGSPAQPLCGFSNAVVQILRLHGVEDYRAHDVLQDPDLRQGIKNYSNWPTIPQVYLNGEFVGGCDILLQMHQNGDLVEELKKLGIRSALLDAEKDQEKK, encoded by the exons ATGAGAGCGGCGGTGCGGGCGGCGTGGCGGATcggagccgccgccgctctgcggggccgggccgggcgcccGCTCAGCCAGGCGGCCGGGGACGGCGGCGGGGCTgagagcggcggcggcggctcggggTCGCGGGAGGCGGTGGAGCGGCTGGTGCGGGAGCACCCGGTGGTGGTGTTCATGAAGGGCAGCCCGGCGCAGCCGCTCTGCGGCTTCAGCAACGCCGTGGTGCAGATCCTGCGGCTGCACGGCGTGGAGGATTACCGCGCCCACGACGTGCTGCAGGACCCCGACCTCCGCCAAG GAATAAAAAACTACTCCAACTGGCCTACCATCCCACAAGTGTACCTCAATGGTGAATTTGTTGGTGGCTGTGATATACTCCTCCAGATGCATCAGAATGGAGATCTTGTAGAAGAGCTGAAGAAACTAGGAATCCGTTCAGCGCTTCTGGATGCAGAAAAAGACCAAGAGAAGAAgtaa